Proteins encoded together in one Pseudomonas sp. TCU-HL1 window:
- a CDS encoding GFA family protein produces the protein MHHGSCLCGAVKYEIDAPIESATHCHCSQCRKGHGAAFASYGNVRREHFRFVQGLDLVAEFHSSPGVTRTFCRQCGSNLQWFADHPYPNWVSLALGTLDSPLGPIPQKHIYPESKADWYAIADGLPQEPRS, from the coding sequence ATGCACCACGGCAGTTGCCTGTGCGGCGCGGTGAAGTACGAAATCGACGCGCCCATCGAGTCGGCCACCCATTGCCATTGCAGCCAGTGCCGCAAGGGCCACGGCGCGGCGTTCGCCTCCTACGGCAACGTTCGTCGCGAGCATTTCCGCTTCGTACAGGGGCTGGATTTGGTGGCCGAGTTTCACTCGTCCCCTGGGGTGACCCGGACGTTCTGCCGGCAGTGCGGTTCGAACCTGCAATGGTTCGCCGACCATCCGTACCCCAACTGGGTTTCGCTCGCCCTGGGCACGCTGGACTCACCGCTGGGACCGATCCCGCAGAAGCACATCTACCCCGAATCCAAGGCCGACTGGTACGCCATCGCAGACGGCCTGCCCCAGGAGCCCCGCTCCTGA
- a CDS encoding polyamine ABC transporter substrate-binding protein encodes MTRSFAPLLLTLAMSTAAQAAGTVKIYNWSEYIAPDTVSSFSKETGIQASYDVYDSNETLDGKLMTGKSGYDVVVPSNHFMAKQIQAGALKKLDKSQLPNWKNLNPVLLKALEVNDPGNQYGFPYLWGSTGIGYNVEKVKAVLGDNAPVDSWDIFFKPEYMEKLAKCGVAVLDNGPELLPITLNYLGLPHHSQKAEDYKTAQAALMKVRPYITYFHSSKYVSDLANGDVCMAVGFSGDILQAATRAKEANNGVNIQYSTPKEGSPMWFDMVAMPADAPDEAAGYAFLNYLLRPDVMAGISNSVHYANGNAGADPLVQAEIKSDPAIYPPADVMKSLFALESMPPKVDRVRTRVWSAIKTGR; translated from the coding sequence ATGACACGTTCCTTCGCGCCCCTCCTTCTGACGCTGGCCATGTCCACCGCCGCCCAGGCGGCCGGTACGGTGAAGATCTACAACTGGAGCGAATACATCGCCCCGGACACCGTTTCCAGCTTCAGCAAGGAAACCGGCATCCAGGCCAGCTACGACGTATACGACAGCAACGAGACCCTCGATGGCAAACTGATGACCGGCAAATCCGGCTATGACGTGGTAGTGCCGTCCAACCACTTCATGGCCAAGCAGATCCAGGCCGGCGCCCTGAAGAAGCTGGACAAGAGCCAGCTGCCCAACTGGAAGAACCTCAATCCGGTGCTTCTCAAGGCGCTGGAGGTGAACGATCCGGGCAACCAGTACGGCTTCCCCTACCTCTGGGGCAGCACTGGCATCGGCTACAACGTGGAGAAGGTCAAGGCCGTGCTGGGCGACAACGCACCGGTGGATTCCTGGGACATCTTCTTCAAGCCCGAATACATGGAAAAGCTCGCCAAGTGCGGCGTCGCCGTGCTCGACAACGGCCCCGAGCTGCTGCCCATCACCCTTAACTACCTGGGCCTGCCGCATCACAGCCAGAAAGCCGAGGACTACAAGACCGCACAAGCTGCGCTGATGAAGGTGCGTCCCTACATCACCTACTTCCATTCCTCGAAGTACGTGAGTGACCTGGCCAATGGCGACGTCTGCATGGCCGTGGGCTTCTCCGGCGACATTCTGCAGGCTGCCACCCGCGCGAAGGAAGCCAACAACGGGGTGAACATCCAGTACTCCACACCGAAGGAAGGCTCGCCCATGTGGTTCGATATGGTCGCCATGCCCGCCGATGCGCCTGACGAAGCGGCTGGCTATGCGTTCCTGAACTACCTGCTGCGGCCGGACGTGATGGCCGGCATCAGCAATTCGGTGCACTACGCCAACGGCAACGCCGGCGCCGACCCTCTGGTGCAGGCCGAGATCAAGTCCGACCCGGCCATCTACCCGCCGGCCGACGTGATGAAGAGCCTGTTCGCCCTGGAGTCCATGCCGCCGAAGGTCGACCGTGTGCGGACCCGTGTCTGGAGTGCGATCAAGACGGGGCGCTAG
- a CDS encoding DMT family transporter, whose amino-acid sequence MKPADLVRLLSLAAIWGASFLFIRMLVPEIGALPTAFLRVLLSAIGLAVLLAVLRSNWDFRGKLGKTLVIGIVSSGVPAAMYALAAKVLPAGYSAIFNATTPLMGVMIGALFFVEKLTGAKALGVLMGLAGVAVLTRTGPVAFDAQLLWGAAACLVATTCYGFAGFMTKRWITEAGGMDSGLVALGCQIGATLCLVPVFAWDASAMPLAPLLEPGTWLTLAALGFVCTSFAYILYFRLIANVGPVKTMTVTFLIPPFGVFWGVLLLDESVSMAHLQGGVLITLALWLVLKPAAVPAAVKSAG is encoded by the coding sequence ATGAAACCCGCCGATCTCGTCCGCCTGCTGAGCCTTGCCGCCATCTGGGGAGCCAGCTTCCTGTTTATCCGCATGCTGGTGCCGGAAATCGGCGCACTGCCCACGGCCTTTCTGCGGGTGCTGCTGTCGGCCATCGGCCTTGCCGTGCTCCTCGCGGTGCTGCGCAGCAACTGGGACTTTCGCGGCAAGCTGGGCAAGACCCTGGTGATCGGCATCGTCAGTTCCGGGGTTCCGGCGGCCATGTACGCCCTGGCCGCGAAAGTACTGCCGGCCGGCTACTCGGCCATCTTCAACGCGACGACGCCACTGATGGGAGTGATGATCGGCGCGCTGTTCTTCGTCGAGAAACTGACCGGCGCCAAGGCCCTCGGCGTACTGATGGGCCTGGCCGGCGTGGCGGTGCTGACCCGTACCGGCCCAGTGGCCTTCGATGCGCAACTGCTCTGGGGCGCCGCCGCCTGCCTGGTAGCCACCACCTGCTACGGCTTCGCTGGCTTCATGACCAAACGTTGGATCACCGAAGCAGGCGGCATGGACAGCGGCCTGGTCGCCCTCGGCTGCCAGATCGGCGCCACCCTCTGCCTGGTCCCGGTATTCGCCTGGGACGCCTCCGCCATGCCCCTGGCGCCCCTGCTGGAGCCCGGCACCTGGCTGACCCTGGCGGCGCTGGGCTTTGTCTGCACCTCGTTCGCCTACATCCTGTACTTCCGCCTGATCGCCAACGTCGGCCCGGTGAAGACCATGACAGTGACCTTCCTGATCCCGCCGTTCGGCGTGTTCTGGGGCGTGCTGCTGCTCGATGAGTCGGTGTCGATGGCGCACCTGCAAGGCGGCGTACTGATCACCCTGGCGCTGTGGCTGGTGCTCAAGCCGGCGGCTGTGCCGGCTGCGGTGAAATCGGCGGGGTAA
- a CDS encoding MFS transporter produces the protein MTENDYLLAWAAYGVAALGCLLVWFRLTGWMWRWLREPLRVLVAVLLLTPTIVDPAKDLFAPAVAITALDVLFKVGNNAWKGVLDLTMYSIIALTLYLVFAAIRWPIEQKLKARRAEREAAEKVEEEPTLREMMQERSPEVDTRYDEDGDRRLRIEPRL, from the coding sequence ATGACTGAAAACGACTACCTGCTCGCCTGGGCCGCCTACGGAGTTGCCGCGCTTGGCTGCCTGCTGGTCTGGTTCCGCCTCACGGGCTGGATGTGGCGCTGGCTGCGGGAACCCCTGCGGGTGCTGGTGGCGGTGCTGCTGCTGACGCCCACCATTGTCGACCCGGCCAAGGACCTGTTCGCACCGGCCGTGGCCATTACCGCCCTGGACGTGCTGTTCAAGGTCGGCAACAACGCCTGGAAGGGCGTGCTCGACCTGACCATGTACAGCATCATCGCCTTGACCCTGTACCTGGTATTCGCCGCTATCCGCTGGCCCATCGAGCAGAAGCTCAAGGCCCGCCGCGCCGAGCGAGAAGCCGCGGAAAAGGTCGAAGAGGAGCCCACCCTGCGCGAGATGATGCAGGAGCGCTCTCCCGAGGTGGATACCCGCTACGACGAGGACGGCGACCGCCGCCTGCGTATCGAACCCAGGCTCTGA
- a CDS encoding DUF2937 family protein, whose amino-acid sequence MLRSYLRLILFTLGLLVGVQVPGFIDDYAKRVDAHRLEAEQGLSGFRETAARFFEGNLDTLVAHYRASSDPVMRSDADSLASLVARNDLMQREWQALQGPWFQRAWHVLAMANPELRQETIAAYSYQLLLKPEAIAWGLSAGLLLAWVVESVLLLIGAAAGVGRSRKVQQRHWR is encoded by the coding sequence ATGTTGCGAAGCTACCTGCGCCTGATCCTGTTCACCCTTGGCCTGCTGGTCGGGGTGCAGGTGCCGGGCTTCATCGATGACTACGCCAAGCGCGTCGACGCCCATCGCCTGGAAGCGGAGCAGGGTCTTTCAGGCTTCCGCGAAACCGCCGCGCGCTTCTTCGAAGGCAACCTCGACACCCTGGTGGCGCATTACCGCGCAAGCAGCGATCCGGTGATGCGCAGCGATGCCGACAGCCTCGCCAGCCTCGTGGCCCGCAATGACCTGATGCAACGGGAATGGCAAGCCCTGCAAGGCCCCTGGTTCCAGCGTGCCTGGCACGTGCTGGCCATGGCCAACCCCGAACTGCGCCAGGAAACCATCGCCGCCTACAGCTACCAGTTGCTGCTGAAACCCGAAGCCATCGCCTGGGGGCTCAGCGCCGGTCTGCTGCTGGCCTGGGTGGTGGAGAGCGTTCTCCTGCTCATCGGCGCCGCTGCCGGTGTGGGCCGCAGCCGGAAGGTGCAGCAGCGCCATTGGCGCTGA
- a CDS encoding sterol desaturase family protein, which translates to MGVLLHLYEQLAEWVIEPVSHQFAGIFDLNGRFGVLFLCISYGIAYGLFRFRKHRELSDARSFWQFIGGSRVYFHRSALLDYRYYFVRAILKVALVLPIVGLVDPLILRSGDYIAFFTNLWGARPQLGENLGLSLLFGLGVFLVKDFVHYWAHRAFHSRWLWAFHKVHHSAPVLVPATASRVHFLEKIVEKLSTGIFLGLYIGAFWYACGGEISRYTLFGVTYLVFIFNGLAANLRHSHVWLSFGPVVEHVLNSPAQHQIHHSDAPKHFNKNFGTNLSLWDWMFGTLYVTTSTPEDIRFGTGEKDRERFLTIYSLIVTPFVETARKFGPRSARRATQPSPVFSNTSSPSTD; encoded by the coding sequence ATGGGTGTTCTCCTGCATCTCTATGAGCAACTGGCCGAGTGGGTGATCGAGCCGGTCAGCCACCAGTTCGCCGGCATTTTCGATCTGAACGGCCGCTTCGGCGTGCTGTTCCTCTGTATCTCCTACGGCATCGCCTACGGCCTGTTCCGCTTCCGGAAGCACCGCGAGCTGTCCGACGCCCGCTCGTTCTGGCAATTCATCGGCGGCAGCCGGGTGTATTTCCACAGGTCGGCGTTGCTGGATTACCGCTACTACTTCGTGCGGGCCATCCTCAAGGTCGCCCTGGTCTTGCCCATAGTCGGGCTGGTCGACCCGCTCATACTGCGCTCCGGGGACTACATCGCCTTCTTTACCAACCTCTGGGGGGCGCGCCCGCAACTGGGGGAGAACCTCGGGCTTTCCCTGCTCTTCGGGCTGGGCGTATTCCTGGTGAAGGACTTCGTCCACTACTGGGCTCACCGGGCCTTCCATTCCCGCTGGCTCTGGGCCTTCCACAAGGTCCACCACTCGGCGCCTGTGCTGGTGCCTGCGACGGCGAGCCGGGTCCACTTCCTTGAGAAGATCGTCGAGAAACTGAGTACCGGCATTTTCCTCGGCCTCTACATCGGCGCCTTCTGGTACGCCTGTGGCGGGGAGATCAGCCGCTACACCCTGTTTGGGGTCACCTACCTGGTGTTCATCTTCAACGGCCTGGCGGCCAACCTGCGGCATAGCCATGTCTGGCTGTCGTTCGGGCCTGTGGTCGAGCATGTACTGAACAGCCCGGCCCAGCACCAGATTCACCACAGCGACGCACCCAAGCACTTCAACAAGAACTTCGGTACCAACCTGTCACTCTGGGACTGGATGTTCGGCACGCTCTACGTCACGACCTCGACACCGGAAGACATCCGTTTCGGCACCGGAGAGAAGGACCGAGAGCGCTTCCTGACGATCTACAGCCTGATCGTGACCCCCTTCGTGGAGACGGCCCGGAAGTTCGGCCCGCGAAGCGCCCGCAGGGCGACTCAGCCCTCGCCGGTATTCTCGAACACCAGTTCGCCCTCGACCGACTGA
- a CDS encoding TorF family putative porin, whose translation MKRFTLLALALAPLACQAVQLSDDFSLQVDLTLASDYRTRGISQTQNDPTAQAGATLLHSSGLYAGVWTSNVDFGFGLKTRQEVDYYAGWYWQATDDISLDTGYIKYSYPKEGQFNQSEVYAILAAYGFKLAAQYSNDAKNLFGEKQDTLYSYVGYETTLPLDVGLKLRYGRNDFKDPLFWSTGGESADAYHEWEAKLTRDFAGVTWGLAYVDTDLSESECASYYGFTDVCSATWVASVSKRF comes from the coding sequence ATGAAACGCTTCACGCTCCTTGCGCTCGCCCTGGCCCCTCTCGCCTGCCAGGCCGTGCAACTCTCCGACGACTTTTCCCTGCAGGTCGACCTGACCCTGGCCAGCGACTACCGCACCCGCGGCATTTCCCAGACCCAGAACGACCCGACGGCCCAGGCCGGCGCCACCCTCCTGCACAGCAGCGGCCTGTACGCCGGGGTCTGGACCTCGAATGTGGATTTCGGCTTCGGCCTCAAGACCCGCCAGGAGGTGGACTACTACGCCGGCTGGTACTGGCAGGCCACCGACGACATCAGCCTCGATACCGGCTACATCAAGTACAGCTACCCGAAGGAAGGCCAGTTCAACCAGAGCGAGGTCTACGCCATCCTCGCTGCCTACGGATTCAAGCTTGCCGCGCAATACTCCAACGACGCCAAGAACCTGTTCGGCGAAAAGCAGGACACGCTCTACAGCTACGTCGGCTACGAAACCACCCTGCCCCTGGATGTGGGCCTGAAGCTGCGCTACGGGCGCAACGACTTCAAGGACCCGCTGTTCTGGTCCACCGGCGGCGAAAGCGCCGACGCCTACCACGAGTGGGAAGCCAAGCTGACCCGCGACTTCGCCGGCGTCACCTGGGGCCTCGCCTACGTCGACACCGACCTGTCCGAATCCGAATGCGCCAGCTACTACGGCTTCACCGATGTATGCAGCGCGACCTGGGTGGCGAGTGTGAGCAAGCGTTTCTGA
- a CDS encoding vWA domain-containing protein produces the protein MLLNLFNEMRAAKVPVSVRELLDLINALKHNVVFADMDEFYFLARTVLVKDERHFDKFDRAFSAYFKGLEKLDDYLQALIPEEWLRKEFERMLTDEERAQIQSLGGLDKLIEEFKKRLEEQKERHAGGNKWIGTGGTSPFGSGGFNPEGIRVGDAGKRQGKAVKVWDQREYKNLDDQVELGTRNIKVALRRLRKFAREGAAEELDLEGTIDHTAKDAGLLNIQMRPERRNTVKLLLLLDIGGSMDAHVKVCEELFSACKTEFKHLEYFYFHNFIYESVWKNNLRRTSERTSTLDLLHKYGPDYKVVFVGDAAMAPYEITQAGGSVEHWNEEPGYAWMKRFMEKYKKLIWINPYPKDTWNYTASTNIVRELVNDQMHPLTLQGLEDGMRFLSK, from the coding sequence ATGCTGCTCAACCTGTTCAACGAAATGCGCGCAGCCAAGGTACCGGTCTCGGTCCGCGAGCTGCTGGACCTGATCAACGCGTTGAAGCACAACGTGGTGTTCGCCGACATGGACGAGTTCTACTTCCTCGCCCGCACGGTGCTGGTCAAGGACGAGCGACATTTCGACAAGTTCGACCGTGCCTTCTCCGCCTACTTCAAGGGCCTGGAGAAGCTCGACGACTACCTCCAGGCGCTGATTCCCGAGGAATGGCTGCGCAAGGAATTCGAACGCATGCTCACCGATGAGGAGCGTGCGCAGATCCAGTCCCTCGGTGGCCTGGACAAACTGATCGAGGAGTTCAAGAAGCGCCTCGAAGAGCAGAAGGAACGCCATGCCGGCGGCAACAAGTGGATCGGCACCGGCGGCACCAGCCCCTTCGGCTCAGGGGGCTTCAACCCCGAAGGCATCCGCGTGGGTGATGCCGGCAAGCGCCAGGGCAAGGCCGTGAAGGTCTGGGACCAGCGCGAGTACAAGAACCTCGACGACCAGGTGGAACTGGGCACCCGCAACATCAAGGTCGCCCTGCGCCGCCTGCGCAAGTTCGCCCGCGAAGGCGCGGCGGAAGAGTTGGACTTGGAAGGCACCATCGACCACACAGCCAAGGACGCCGGCCTGCTCAACATCCAGATGCGCCCAGAGCGCCGCAACACCGTGAAGCTGCTCCTGCTGCTGGACATCGGCGGCTCCATGGACGCCCACGTGAAAGTCTGCGAGGAGCTGTTTTCGGCCTGCAAGACCGAGTTCAAGCATCTTGAATATTTCTACTTCCACAACTTCATCTACGAGTCGGTGTGGAAGAACAACCTGCGCCGCACCTCCGAGCGCACCTCTACCCTCGACCTGCTGCACAAGTACGGCCCGGACTACAAAGTGGTCTTCGTCGGCGACGCCGCCATGGCGCCCTATGAAATCACCCAGGCCGGCGGCAGCGTCGAACACTGGAACGAGGAGCCCGGCTACGCCTGGATGAAGCGCTTCATGGAGAAGTACAAGAAGCTCATCTGGATCAACCCCTACCCAAAAGACACCTGGAACTACACCGCCTCCACCAACATCGTCCGCGAGCTGGTCAACGACCAGATGCATCCCCTGACCCTGCAGGGGTTGGAGGACGGGATGAGGTTTCTGTCGAAATGA
- a CDS encoding class II glutamine amidotransferase, with translation MCELLGMSANVPTDIVFSFTGLMQRGGGTGPHRDGWGIGFYEGRGLRLFQDPAASVESEVARLVQRYPIKSETVIGHIRQANVGKVCLSNTHPFVRELWGRNWCFAHNGQLAGFEPPKGFYCPVGDTDSEAAFCDLLNRVRGAFPEPVMAEILLPVLIQACFEYRQKGVFNCLLSDGDWLFSFCSTRLAHITRRAPFGPARLKDADLTVDFQAETTPNDVVTVISTEPLTDNETWNIFQPGEWILWRRGEIITQGRT, from the coding sequence ATGTGCGAACTGCTTGGCATGAGCGCCAACGTCCCCACCGATATCGTTTTCAGCTTCACCGGCCTGATGCAGCGCGGCGGTGGCACCGGCCCGCACCGCGACGGCTGGGGCATTGGCTTCTATGAAGGGCGCGGCCTGCGCCTGTTCCAGGACCCGGCGGCGAGCGTCGAGTCCGAAGTGGCGCGCTTGGTACAGCGTTACCCGATCAAGAGCGAGACGGTGATCGGCCACATCCGCCAAGCCAACGTCGGTAAGGTCTGCCTGTCCAATACCCACCCCTTCGTGCGCGAGCTCTGGGGGCGCAACTGGTGTTTCGCCCACAACGGCCAGTTGGCCGGCTTCGAGCCGCCCAAGGGTTTCTACTGCCCGGTCGGCGACACCGATAGCGAAGCCGCCTTCTGCGACCTGCTGAACCGCGTGCGCGGTGCCTTCCCCGAGCCGGTGATGGCGGAAATCCTCCTGCCGGTGCTGATCCAGGCCTGCTTCGAATACCGCCAGAAGGGCGTGTTCAACTGCCTGCTCAGTGACGGCGACTGGCTGTTCAGCTTCTGCTCCACCAGGCTCGCCCACATCACCCGCCGTGCACCTTTTGGCCCGGCACGCCTGAAAGACGCCGACCTGACCGTCGACTTCCAGGCCGAAACCACGCCCAACGACGTGGTCACGGTGATCAGCACCGAGCCCCTGACCGATAATGAAACCTGGAACATCTTCCAGCCCGGCGAGTGGATCCTCTGGCGCCGTGGGGAAATCATCACCCAGGGCCGTACCTGA
- the cysK gene encoding cysteine synthase A produces MSRIFADNSQAIGNTPLVRINHLGPRGVTILAKVEGRNPAYSVKCRIGASMIWDAEASGRLKPGMTLVEPTSGNTGIGLAFVAAARGYKLILTMPASMSLERRKVLKALGAELVLTEPAKGMKGAIEKANELANANPEQYLLLQQFENPANPAIHEKTTGPEIWNDTEGAVDVLVSGVGTGGTITGVSRYIKQTCGKPILSVAVEPVSSPVISQTLAGEEVKPSPHKIQGIGAGFVPKNLDLTLVDRVEQCTDDDAKAVALRLMREEGILCGISSGAAMAVAARLAERPEMQGKTIVVVLPDSGERYLSSMLFDGLFTEQELQQ; encoded by the coding sequence ATGAGCCGCATCTTCGCCGACAACTCACAAGCCATCGGCAACACACCCCTGGTGCGTATCAACCACCTGGGGCCGCGCGGTGTGACCATTCTCGCCAAGGTCGAGGGCCGTAACCCCGCCTACTCGGTGAAATGCCGTATCGGCGCCAGCATGATCTGGGATGCGGAGGCTTCCGGCCGGCTCAAGCCGGGTATGACACTGGTGGAACCTACCTCGGGCAACACCGGCATCGGCCTGGCCTTCGTCGCCGCGGCCCGTGGCTACAAGCTGATTCTCACCATGCCTGCCTCCATGAGCCTGGAGCGCCGCAAGGTACTGAAGGCCCTGGGTGCCGAACTGGTGCTCACCGAACCGGCCAAGGGCATGAAGGGGGCCATCGAGAAGGCCAACGAACTGGCGAACGCCAATCCCGAGCAGTACCTGCTGCTGCAACAGTTCGAAAATCCGGCCAACCCGGCGATTCACGAAAAGACCACCGGCCCGGAGATCTGGAACGACACCGAAGGCGCCGTGGACGTGCTGGTATCGGGCGTCGGCACCGGTGGCACCATCACCGGTGTGTCCCGCTATATCAAGCAAACCTGTGGCAAGCCGATCCTCTCGGTGGCGGTGGAACCGGTGTCGTCCCCGGTCATCAGCCAGACCTTGGCCGGTGAAGAAGTGAAACCCAGCCCGCACAAGATCCAGGGCATCGGCGCCGGCTTCGTGCCGAAGAACCTCGACCTGACCCTGGTCGACCGCGTCGAACAGTGCACCGACGATGATGCCAAGGCCGTGGCCCTGCGCCTGATGCGTGAGGAAGGCATCCTCTGCGGCATTTCTTCCGGTGCTGCGATGGCCGTGGCCGCGCGCCTGGCGGAGCGCCCGGAAATGCAGGGCAAGACCATCGTCGTCGTGCTGCCGGACTCGGGCGAGCGCTATCTCTCCAGCATGCTGTTCGACGGGCTGTTCACCGAGCAGGAGCTGCAACAGTAG
- a CDS encoding AAA family ATPase, with amino-acid sequence MKFEGTQSYVATDDLKLAVNAAITLQRPLLVKGEPGTGKTMLAEQLAAAFGAKLITWHIKSTTKAHQGLYEYDAVSRLRDSQLDSDKVHDVRNYIKKGKLWEAFESDERVILLIDEIDKADIEFPNDLLQELDKMEFYVYETNETIKARQRPIIIITSNNEKELPDAFLRRCFFHYIAFPDRDTLQKIVDVHYPNISNSLVAEALDVFFDVRKVPGLKKKPSTSELVDWLKLLMADNIGEAVLRERDPTKAIPPLAGALVKNEQDVQLLERLAFMSRRASR; translated from the coding sequence ATGAAGTTCGAAGGCACCCAGTCCTACGTCGCCACCGACGATCTCAAGCTCGCGGTGAATGCCGCCATCACCCTGCAGCGCCCGCTGCTGGTCAAAGGCGAACCGGGTACCGGCAAGACCATGCTGGCCGAGCAACTGGCCGCCGCCTTCGGCGCCAAGCTGATCACCTGGCATATCAAGTCCACCACCAAGGCGCACCAGGGCCTGTACGAGTACGACGCGGTCAGCCGCCTGCGCGATTCCCAGCTGGATTCCGACAAGGTCCACGACGTTCGCAACTACATCAAGAAAGGAAAGCTCTGGGAGGCCTTCGAGTCCGACGAGCGCGTGATCCTGCTGATCGACGAAATCGACAAGGCCGACATCGAGTTCCCCAACGACCTGTTGCAGGAGCTCGACAAGATGGAGTTCTACGTTTACGAGACCAACGAGACCATCAAGGCCAGGCAGCGCCCGATCATCATCATCACCTCGAACAACGAGAAGGAGCTGCCGGACGCCTTCCTGCGCCGCTGCTTCTTCCACTACATCGCCTTCCCCGACCGCGACACCCTGCAGAAGATCGTCGACGTGCACTACCCGAACATCAGCAACTCGCTGGTGGCCGAGGCGCTGGACGTGTTCTTCGACGTGCGCAAGGTGCCGGGCCTGAAGAAGAAGCCCTCCACTTCCGAGCTGGTGGACTGGCTGAAGCTGCTGATGGCCGACAACATCGGCGAAGCCGTGCTGCGCGAGCGCGACCCCACCAAGGCCATCCCGCCGCTGGCCGGCGCCCTGGTGAAGAACGAGCAGGACGTGCAACTGCTCGAGCGCCTGGCCTTCATGAGCCGCCGCGCCAGCCGCTAA